A genomic region of Xyrauchen texanus isolate HMW12.3.18 chromosome 29, RBS_HiC_50CHRs, whole genome shotgun sequence contains the following coding sequences:
- the LOC127622913 gene encoding ATP-sensitive inward rectifier potassium channel 1-like, with product MTCSLRELLKEYFAEQRVRKNRLVTKDGRCNIEYGNIMHRSRFAYILDIWTTFVETRWRFVILYFVASFTLSWFIFGLVWYWIAKNNGDLTWQNPPQDHIPCVINVQGLTAAFLYSLETQTTIGYGYRAITPLCPGAVALIVIQCLIGAIINCFWCGVIMTKIALPKKRAKTITFSESAVICPKKGTLCLQIRVANLRKTLMIGSQIYGKLLRTTVAPEGETVIMDQVSIDFMVDAGKDNLFFVCPLTLYHVIDKTSPFFDMAVDTLYQQEFELVVFLDGVAESTSSSCQVRTSYIPQEIMWGYDFLPIISRSKEGKYRVDFSNFAKMVAVPTAHCAYCYHNEPGHHHYSRNGIDNQGFEVIDIGEVPSSTKM from the coding sequence ATGACGTGTTCCTTGAGAGAGCTGCTAAAAGAATACTTTGCAGAACAGCGTGTTCGCAAAAACCGCCTGGTGACTAAAGATGGACGCTGCAACATTGAGTATGGCAACATAATGCATCGCAGCCGCTTTGCCTACATTCTAGACATATGGACCACATTTGTGGAGACTCGATGGCGGTTTGTCATCCTGTACTTTGTGGCTTCATTCACTCTCAGCTGGTTCATCTTCGGTCTTGTCTGGTACTGGATTGCCAAAAACAATGGCGACCTAACATGGCAGAATCCTCCACAGGATCACATACCATGTGTAATAAATGTCCAAGGCCTGACTGCAGCCTTCCTCTACTCATTAGAGACCCAGACCACCATCGGCTATGGTTATCGAGCCATCACCCCCCTTTGCCCTGGAGCTGTTGCCCTCATTGTAATTCAGTGTCTTATTGGTGCCATTATCAACTGCTTCTGGTGTGGAGTGATCATGACAAAGATCGCCCTACCCAAAAAGAGAGCCAAGACCATAACGTTCAGTGAGTCCGCAGTTATCTGCCCGAAGAAAGGGACCCTCTGCCTTCAGATACGCGTGGCCAACCTACGAAAGACCCTGATGATCGGCAGCCAAATTTACGGCAAGCTGCTGAGAACAACAGTAGCTCCTGAGGGTGAGACTGTCATCATGGACCAGGTCAGCATTGACTTTATGGTGGATGCCGGCAAGGACAACCTGTTCTTTGTATGCCCATTGACCCTGTACCATGTCATTGATAAAACAAGTCCATTCTTTGACATGGCAGTGGACACTCTGTATCAGCAAGAGTTTGAGCTTGTGGTCTTCCTGGATGGCGTAGCTGAGTCCACCAGCTCCTCTTGCCAGGTCAGGACTTCCTACATACCTCAGGAGATCATGTGGGGTTACGACTTCCTCCCTATAATCTCCCGGAGCAAAGAGGGGAAATACCGTGTGGACTTTTCCAACTTTGCCAAAATGGTGGCCGTACCAACCGCTCATTGTGCCTACTGCTACCACAATGAGCCAGGGCATCATCACTACTCGAGAAATGGCATCGATAACCAGGGCTTTGAGGTGATTGACATTGGGGAAGTGCCGAGCAGTACTAAAATGTAG
- the LOC127622907 gene encoding Friend leukemia integration 1 transcription factor-like isoform X3: protein MKMFQTVPDTSSYVKEALSVVSEDQSLFEPPYAAAAPLPKTDMTASVAQDYGQPHKINPIPPQQEWINQPVRVNVKREYDHINGSRESPVDCSVGKCNKMVGGNDASQMNYTGYMDEKTAPPPNMTTNERRVIVPADPSLWSPDHVRQWLDWAIKEYVLQEIDTAMFHSTDGKELCKMSKEDFLRLTSVYNTEVLLSHLNYLRESSSSISYNTPSHTDQAPRLSTKEGSPTVVSQNVSKSTEQARPQPDPYQIFGATSSRLANPGSGQIQLWQFLLELLSDSANAGCITWEGTNGEFKMTDPDEVARRWGERKSKPNMNYDKLSLALRYYYDKNIMTKVHGKRYAYKFDFQGINDALQPHQTESTIYKYQTDLSYVPGYHAHQQKVNFVSPHPPPMPVTSSSFFGPTTPYWSSPTGGIYPNPSVPRHSSSHVPSHLGSYY, encoded by the exons GAGGCACTGTCTGTGGTGAGTGAAGATCAGTCCCTGTTTGAGCCTCCTTACGCTGCTGCTGCTCCCTTACCCAAGACAGACATGACTGCGTCTGTTGCGCAGGATTACGGCCAACCCCACAAGATCAACCCTATTCCCCCTCAGCAGGAGTGGATCAACCAACCTGTCAGAGTCAATGTCAAACGGGAATATGACCATATCAATGGATCCAG AGAGTCTCCAGTGGACTGTAGTGTGGGTAAATGCAATAAGATGGTGGGTGGGAATGACGCATCTCAGATGAACTATACTGGTTACATGGACGAGAAGACTGCACCACCCCCAAACATGACAACCAATGAGAGGAGAGTTATTGTTCCAGCAG ACCCTTCTCTCTGGTCTCCAGACCACGTGCGGCAATGGTTAGACTGGGCCATTAAAGAGTATGTTCTTCAGGAGATCGACACAGCTATGTTCCATAGCACAGATGGAAAAGAACTTTGCAAGATGAGCAAAGAGGACTTCCTGAGACTTACTAGTGTTTATAACACAGAGGTCCTGCTCTCACATCTTAATTACCTCAGGGAAA GTAGCTCATCAATATCATACAACACACCATCTCATACTGATCAGGCTCCTCGGCTGTCTACCAAAGAAG GCTCTCCGACAGTGGTCTCTCAGAATGTGTCCAAGAGCACTGAGCAGGCTCGGCCTCAGCCAG ACCCTTACCAGATATTTGGGGCCACCAGCAGTCGACTTGCCAACCCAG GTTCAGGTCAGATCCAGCTGTGGCAGTTCTTGCTAGAACTTCTCTCTGACAGTGCCAATGCTGGCTGCATCACCTGGGAGGGGACCAATGGAGAGTTTAAGATGACAGACCCTGACGAAGTAGCGCGCCGCTGGGGGGAACGCAAGAGCAAGCCCAACATGAACTATGACAAACTAAGCCTCGCCCTTCGCTACTACTATGACAAAAACATCATGACCAAAGTTCACGGCAAACGTTATGCCTATAAATTTGACTTCCAAGGCATTAATGATGCCTTGCAGCCCCATCAAACCGAGTCTACCATATACAAGTACCAAACCGATCTGTCATATGTTCCTGGCTACCACGCCCACCAGCAGAAGGTAAATTTTGTTTCACCACATCCCCCCCCCATGCCTGTCACATCTTCCAGCTTTTTTGGCCCCACCACCCCATACTGGAGCTCTCCAACAGGGGGGATTTATCCTAATCCAAGCGTTCCACGTCATTCCAGTTCTCATGTGCCTTCCCACCTAGGCAGTTACTACTAA
- the LOC127622907 gene encoding Friend leukemia integration 1 transcription factor-like isoform X1 yields the protein MKMFQTVPDTSSYVKEALSVVSEDQSLFEPPYAAAAPLPKTDMTASVAQDYGQPHKINPIPPQQEWINQPVRVNVKREYDHINGSRESPVDCSVGKCNKMVGGNDASQMNYTGYMDEKTAPPPNMTTNERRVIVPADPSLWSPDHVRQWLDWAIKEYVLQEIDTAMFHSTDGKELCKMSKEDFLRLTSVYNTEVLLSHLNYLRESSSSISYNTPSHTDQAPRLSTKEDASYDAVRRAGWSNSLHSGKGSPTVVSQNVSKSTEQARPQPDPYQIFGATSSRLANPGSGQIQLWQFLLELLSDSANAGCITWEGTNGEFKMTDPDEVARRWGERKSKPNMNYDKLSLALRYYYDKNIMTKVHGKRYAYKFDFQGINDALQPHQTESTIYKYQTDLSYVPGYHAHQQKVNFVSPHPPPMPVTSSSFFGPTTPYWSSPTGGIYPNPSVPRHSSSHVPSHLGSYY from the exons GAGGCACTGTCTGTGGTGAGTGAAGATCAGTCCCTGTTTGAGCCTCCTTACGCTGCTGCTGCTCCCTTACCCAAGACAGACATGACTGCGTCTGTTGCGCAGGATTACGGCCAACCCCACAAGATCAACCCTATTCCCCCTCAGCAGGAGTGGATCAACCAACCTGTCAGAGTCAATGTCAAACGGGAATATGACCATATCAATGGATCCAG AGAGTCTCCAGTGGACTGTAGTGTGGGTAAATGCAATAAGATGGTGGGTGGGAATGACGCATCTCAGATGAACTATACTGGTTACATGGACGAGAAGACTGCACCACCCCCAAACATGACAACCAATGAGAGGAGAGTTATTGTTCCAGCAG ACCCTTCTCTCTGGTCTCCAGACCACGTGCGGCAATGGTTAGACTGGGCCATTAAAGAGTATGTTCTTCAGGAGATCGACACAGCTATGTTCCATAGCACAGATGGAAAAGAACTTTGCAAGATGAGCAAAGAGGACTTCCTGAGACTTACTAGTGTTTATAACACAGAGGTCCTGCTCTCACATCTTAATTACCTCAGGGAAA GTAGCTCATCAATATCATACAACACACCATCTCATACTGATCAGGCTCCTCGGCTGTCTACCAAAGAAG ATGCGTCTTATGATGCTGTACGGAGGGCAGGCTGGTCAAACAGCTTGCACAGTGGGAAAG GCTCTCCGACAGTGGTCTCTCAGAATGTGTCCAAGAGCACTGAGCAGGCTCGGCCTCAGCCAG ACCCTTACCAGATATTTGGGGCCACCAGCAGTCGACTTGCCAACCCAG GTTCAGGTCAGATCCAGCTGTGGCAGTTCTTGCTAGAACTTCTCTCTGACAGTGCCAATGCTGGCTGCATCACCTGGGAGGGGACCAATGGAGAGTTTAAGATGACAGACCCTGACGAAGTAGCGCGCCGCTGGGGGGAACGCAAGAGCAAGCCCAACATGAACTATGACAAACTAAGCCTCGCCCTTCGCTACTACTATGACAAAAACATCATGACCAAAGTTCACGGCAAACGTTATGCCTATAAATTTGACTTCCAAGGCATTAATGATGCCTTGCAGCCCCATCAAACCGAGTCTACCATATACAAGTACCAAACCGATCTGTCATATGTTCCTGGCTACCACGCCCACCAGCAGAAGGTAAATTTTGTTTCACCACATCCCCCCCCCATGCCTGTCACATCTTCCAGCTTTTTTGGCCCCACCACCCCATACTGGAGCTCTCCAACAGGGGGGATTTATCCTAATCCAAGCGTTCCACGTCATTCCAGTTCTCATGTGCCTTCCCACCTAGGCAGTTACTACTAA
- the LOC127622907 gene encoding Friend leukemia integration 1 transcription factor-like isoform X2, producing MDGTIKEALSVVSEDQSLFEPPYAAAAPLPKTDMTASVAQDYGQPHKINPIPPQQEWINQPVRVNVKREYDHINGSRESPVDCSVGKCNKMVGGNDASQMNYTGYMDEKTAPPPNMTTNERRVIVPADPSLWSPDHVRQWLDWAIKEYVLQEIDTAMFHSTDGKELCKMSKEDFLRLTSVYNTEVLLSHLNYLRESSSSISYNTPSHTDQAPRLSTKEDASYDAVRRAGWSNSLHSGKGSPTVVSQNVSKSTEQARPQPDPYQIFGATSSRLANPGSGQIQLWQFLLELLSDSANAGCITWEGTNGEFKMTDPDEVARRWGERKSKPNMNYDKLSLALRYYYDKNIMTKVHGKRYAYKFDFQGINDALQPHQTESTIYKYQTDLSYVPGYHAHQQKVNFVSPHPPPMPVTSSSFFGPTTPYWSSPTGGIYPNPSVPRHSSSHVPSHLGSYY from the exons GAGGCACTGTCTGTGGTGAGTGAAGATCAGTCCCTGTTTGAGCCTCCTTACGCTGCTGCTGCTCCCTTACCCAAGACAGACATGACTGCGTCTGTTGCGCAGGATTACGGCCAACCCCACAAGATCAACCCTATTCCCCCTCAGCAGGAGTGGATCAACCAACCTGTCAGAGTCAATGTCAAACGGGAATATGACCATATCAATGGATCCAG AGAGTCTCCAGTGGACTGTAGTGTGGGTAAATGCAATAAGATGGTGGGTGGGAATGACGCATCTCAGATGAACTATACTGGTTACATGGACGAGAAGACTGCACCACCCCCAAACATGACAACCAATGAGAGGAGAGTTATTGTTCCAGCAG ACCCTTCTCTCTGGTCTCCAGACCACGTGCGGCAATGGTTAGACTGGGCCATTAAAGAGTATGTTCTTCAGGAGATCGACACAGCTATGTTCCATAGCACAGATGGAAAAGAACTTTGCAAGATGAGCAAAGAGGACTTCCTGAGACTTACTAGTGTTTATAACACAGAGGTCCTGCTCTCACATCTTAATTACCTCAGGGAAA GTAGCTCATCAATATCATACAACACACCATCTCATACTGATCAGGCTCCTCGGCTGTCTACCAAAGAAG ATGCGTCTTATGATGCTGTACGGAGGGCAGGCTGGTCAAACAGCTTGCACAGTGGGAAAG GCTCTCCGACAGTGGTCTCTCAGAATGTGTCCAAGAGCACTGAGCAGGCTCGGCCTCAGCCAG ACCCTTACCAGATATTTGGGGCCACCAGCAGTCGACTTGCCAACCCAG GTTCAGGTCAGATCCAGCTGTGGCAGTTCTTGCTAGAACTTCTCTCTGACAGTGCCAATGCTGGCTGCATCACCTGGGAGGGGACCAATGGAGAGTTTAAGATGACAGACCCTGACGAAGTAGCGCGCCGCTGGGGGGAACGCAAGAGCAAGCCCAACATGAACTATGACAAACTAAGCCTCGCCCTTCGCTACTACTATGACAAAAACATCATGACCAAAGTTCACGGCAAACGTTATGCCTATAAATTTGACTTCCAAGGCATTAATGATGCCTTGCAGCCCCATCAAACCGAGTCTACCATATACAAGTACCAAACCGATCTGTCATATGTTCCTGGCTACCACGCCCACCAGCAGAAGGTAAATTTTGTTTCACCACATCCCCCCCCCATGCCTGTCACATCTTCCAGCTTTTTTGGCCCCACCACCCCATACTGGAGCTCTCCAACAGGGGGGATTTATCCTAATCCAAGCGTTCCACGTCATTCCAGTTCTCATGTGCCTTCCCACCTAGGCAGTTACTACTAA